The following coding sequences are from one Gossypium raimondii isolate GPD5lz chromosome 4, ASM2569854v1, whole genome shotgun sequence window:
- the LOC105780625 gene encoding ribulose bisphosphate carboxylase/oxygenase activase 2, chloroplastic, with the protein MATAVPAVGAVNRLPLKSNGRGPTPSSIFLGKSVKKGTSKVNQNKVFPKNFKVVSEYDESKQTSKDRWVGLVYDESDDQQDITRGKGMVDTLFQAPVGTGTHHAIMSSYDYISQGLRTFNYDNTIDGFYIAPAFMDKVVVHITKNFLNLPNIKVPLILGIWGGKGQGKSFQCELVFAKMGINPIMMSAGELESGNAGEPAKLIRQRYREAADIIRKGKMCCLFINDLDAGAGRMGGTTQYTVNNQMVNATLMNIADNPTNVQLPGMYNKEENPRVPIIVTGNDFSTLYAPLIRDGRMEKFYWAPTREDRIGVCSGIFRTDNVPREDIIKLVDTFPGQSIDFFGALRARVYDDEVRKWISDVGVQNVGKRLVNSREGPPTFEQPKMTLEKLLEYGNMLVQEQENVKRVQLSDKYLKEAALGDANDDAIKNGSFYGKAAQQVSLPVPEGCTDPSAANFDPTARSDDGSCVYN; encoded by the exons ATGGCTACTGCTGTCCCAGCCGTTGGAGCTGTTAACAGACTGCCG CTGAAGTCGAATGGCCGTGGTCCAACTCCAAGCTCAATATTCTTGGGGAAAAGTGTGAAGAAGGGTACCTCAAAGGTCAACCAGAACAAGGTTTTTCCCAAGAATTTCAAGGTGGTTAGTGAATATGATGAGTCAAAGCAAACCTCAAAAGACAGGTGGGTGGGACTCGTCTATGATGAATCTGATGACCAACAGGATATTACCAGAGGAAAGGGAATGGTGGACACTCTCTTCCAGGCTCCTGTGGGAACTGGAACTCACCATGCTATCATGAGCTCCTATGACTACATCAGTCAAGGTCTTCGCAC GTTCAACTATGACAATACCATTGATGGGTTCTACATTGCTCCTGCGTTCATGGACAAGGTTGTTGTTCACATcaccaaaaacttcttgaatctGCCAAATATTAAG GTTCCTCTTATTTTGGGTATTTGGGGAGGTAAAGGCCAAGGGAAATCATTCCAATGTGAGCTTGTCTTTGCCAAGATGGGAATCAA TCCCATTATGATGAGTGCTGGTGAATTGGAAAGTGGGAACGCTGGAGAGCCTGCAAAATTGATTAGGCAAAGGTATCGTGAGGCAGCAGATATCATCAGAAAGGGAAAGATGTGTTGCCTCTTTATCAACGATCTCGATGCAGGTGCGGGAAGGATGGGTGGAACCACCCAATACACGGTTAACAATCAAATGGTGAATGCTACCCTCATGAATATTGCTGATAACCCTACAAATGTTCAGCTCCCTGGAATGTACAACAAGGAAGAGAACCCTCGTGTTCCTATCATAGTTACCGGTAATGACTTCTCCACATTGTATGCTCCTCTTATCCGTGATGGTCGTATGGAGAAATTCTACTGGGCCCCTACTCGGGAAGATAGGATTGGGGTGTGCTCGGGTATTTTCAGAACTGACAATGTTCCTCGGGAAGACATTATCAAGCTTGTTGATACTTTCCCTGGACAATCTATTG ATTTCTTTGGTGCTCTCAGGGCAAGAGTATATGACGATGAAGTGAGGAAATGGATTTCAGATGTTGGGGTGCAAAATGTTGGCAAAAGACTTGTGAATTCGAGGGAGGGACCTCCAACTTTCGAGCAGCCCAAAATGACTCTTGAGAAGCTACTTGAGTATGGAAACATGCTTGTCCAAGAACAGGAGAATGTGAAGAGAGTGCAGTTGTCTGATAAGTACTTGAAAGAGGCAGCTCTTGGAGATGCTAATGATGATGCCATCAAGAATGGAAGTTTCTATG GCAAAGCAGCTCAGCAGGTTAGTCTTCCTGTCCCTGAAGGCTGCACTGACCCATCGGCAGCAAACTTCGATCCAACGGCCCGTAGCGATGATGGGAGCTGTGTTTACAATTAA